TGAGAAGGGATTTCGGCTGATTAGAAGTGATATTACGGCTCCACCGGAACTAGACGAGTTTCTGGAACAGTATCAGAGCTTCCTTGAGGGTCTCGACTGATTTCCTTCGAAGTCCTGTTCTTCGAGAAATCCTGCGAATTTAGCCTTGGAGTCTGGTGCGACGACGATATCAAGGTCCGTAGAGAAGCGTGCGTTGAACGCTGAAACAGCGTAGCCCCCGACAAGGACGTACTCGTGTCCCTCCTGAGTGAGGTCCTCGAGCAGTTCGATGAGTGCGTCACTTCGGTTGTGGAAACTCATGGCTGCGCTCGTTCCGTCTCCCGGTACGTGACGCCGAGGTCGATGTCCTCGTACATCCGGTCGAGCATGGCGAGCGCCGACTGGAACTGGGCGTAGTTCTCGCGCATATATTCGATCGTCTCTGCTCTCGGGATAACCGGGTACCCCTCGACGTGTTCAATGTCGAGTGAGGGGCGTGGCTCGAGGACGATATGCAGCGCCCCGTCTATCTCGTCTTGGGGCTGCCGCTCGAATGTGGTCGGGAGGCCGAAGGACTCGAAGAACCCCTCCCAGGCGTCGACGTCCTGCTCACGAACAGCGAGGAACAGTGGATAGTCGTCGGGCTCGCGACCGACCTGGTAGCCGCCCTGAGTCCACACGTAGACGGCGTCGATCCGCGTGAACGCGAACGACCAGTCACCGAATTGTGGGATAACGTACGTTTCCTCGATGGAGGGTGGACTGACGCCAGCGCTGGCAGCGACGAGCTCGAGCGCTGCGTCGCGTACGCGCTCGTCGACGACAGTGAGGCCGTCGTCATATGAAACGTAGCCTGCGTCTTCCAGCCGATTGACGGCCTGTCTCACTGTCTCGTAGGGCGTGTGGAGGTGTTGGGCGACACGGCGGATGGAGTCACCACTCTCGATGGTGAGGATGACCTGCGCCGCGGTGTCGTCGAGCACCTCATACATCTGGTGGTTACCAATAATCCGGTAACAGTTAAAAGTCTTACTAGAGGACGGGGTAGAACGGCTCTGTCTGAGTTCTATCACTCAGGACTCTCCCATTGAATGACTGAAGAATGTAGATCTCATAGCCAATCTGCATAATGTGGATAATGTAGATAATGCAAATTGGGCTTCTTCAATTGGTTCGTGTGGGTGGCAAAGATTGCGATGAATACGTATGAAATGCTGATAATCTAAATTATGTAGATTGCGTAGAGTCGACGGTGACTATGACAATTGAGATTGTGCCAACAATCTACATAATGTACAAAATGTAGGTTGTGTGGATGTCGTACGCAATCTGTCTGACACAGAATTAAGGTGGACGAACTTCATTGACCGCGTATGACCAGTGCAAAACGTACATTATCGACAAAACTCGCGCAACCTTCAACATCTACCCAATGTACATTACCTACAAAATGTACAAAATCCGCTGCTTACGGGGGTGCTGAGCTATGAGTGCTGACGAGTTTGAAGGGCTCCCCGGAGCAGCTGTCTCGTTGCTCAAGGGAGGGGTAGGGAAATCCACGATCGCGCTCAACATCGCTGATCGACTCGCTGCTCGTGGCCATGAGACGGTACTATTGGATCTGGATAAGGACGGGCACATGACGACCCAGTTGGGATACGACGATGCGTACGACCGAGATGCGAACCTCGGTGACGCCCTTATCGATGGTGGGGACCCCGAAGACCTGCTTATCGAGACGGACTTCGGCGTTCACCTCCTCCCGTCGAGTAACGAGCTCGAGAACGTCGAGACGAGGCTGAAGGACGAACGGTTCGCAGACGTGAAGCTTCGGCGGAACGTTGTCGATCCGCTCATTCAAAACGGATACGACTACGTGATAATTGATGCCGCAGGCGGCCGTGGGAAACTCTCCGACAACGCCCTCATCGCCGTCCAGCGCGTCATAATCCCGCTAATCCCGCGTGCTGGCTCGATTAACGGCCTCAATAAGATGATTGAACGCCAGATCTCCCCAATCCGGCAGAATATCGGGTTGGATATCCTCGCAGTCACTCCGAATATGATTCGCGAAACAATGGGACAACGCAACGAGCATCGGACTCTCGTTGAAAATCTCAACCGGGAGTTCGGTTCATTCGTCCCCGAGTACGCTCGTGTGGACCCGGAGGTCTTCGATGCCCTCGATGATTCGGGACGCACCATCGATAGTATTCCGAAGCCAGGGATTCGCGAACGGACCGCAATTTCCCGCGCCTTCAAGCAAGGAATGCCGGTCTCGGAGTTCGACGAAGATTGCGACCAGATCCCGAATTTCGACCACTTAGCGGACCTCGTGGAGGAACACAGCCATGCCTAATGAGGACGACCGTTTCGGGGACGTCGCTGAACAGCTCAAACAAACGGAGGAAGGAGCCGAATCGGATGACGACGAACGTACTGACACCCAGGATGAACCGCAACCGGATGAAGA
The sequence above is a segment of the Halorubrum trapanicum genome. Coding sequences within it:
- a CDS encoding helix-turn-helix domain-containing protein — its product is MYEVLDDTAAQVILTIESGDSIRRVAQHLHTPYETVRQAVNRLEDAGYVSYDDGLTVVDERVRDAALELVAASAGVSPPSIEETYVIPQFGDWSFAFTRIDAVYVWTQGGYQVGREPDDYPLFLAVREQDVDAWEGFFESFGLPTTFERQPQDEIDGALHIVLEPRPSLDIEHVEGYPVIPRAETIEYMRENYAQFQSALAMLDRMYEDIDLGVTYRETERAQP
- a CDS encoding ParA family protein, translating into MSADEFEGLPGAAVSLLKGGVGKSTIALNIADRLAARGHETVLLDLDKDGHMTTQLGYDDAYDRDANLGDALIDGGDPEDLLIETDFGVHLLPSSNELENVETRLKDERFADVKLRRNVVDPLIQNGYDYVIIDAAGGRGKLSDNALIAVQRVIIPLIPRAGSINGLNKMIERQISPIRQNIGLDILAVTPNMIRETMGQRNEHRTLVENLNREFGSFVPEYARVDPEVFDALDDSGRTIDSIPKPGIRERTAISRAFKQGMPVSEFDEDCDQIPNFDHLADLVEEHSHA